CCGGTCGGGCGCGCTCGTCGCGTCCGAGGCCGACGAGGACGTGCACGGCGCCCTCGAGCGCGGCCTCATGGACATCGCCGGGCCGGAGCTCGGCGGCAAGCTCCGCGCGGGTCGCAGCCGCAACGACCAGATCGCGACGCTCGTCCGCCTGTACCTCCGCGACCACGCGGCTGTGATCCACGCGATGCTCGTGCGGCTCGTGGACGCCCTGGCCGCGCAGGCCGAGGCGGCGGGCGGCGCGATCATGCCCGGCCGCACGCACCTGCAGCACGCGCAGCCGGTGCTCCTCGCGCATCACCTCCTCGCGCACTGCTGGCCCCTGGTCCGCGACCTCGAGCGCCTCGCCGACTGGGACGCGCGCGCGGACGTCTCGCCCTACGGATCCGGCGCGCTCGCGGGCAGCACCCTCGGGCTCGACGCCGGCGCGGTCGCGCGCGACCTCGGCTTCGCCCGGAGCTCCGAGAACTCCATCGACGGCACGGCCAGCCGCGACGTCGTGGCGGAGTTCGCGTTCGTGCTCGCCCAGGTCGGGGTCGACCTCTCGCGCCTCAGCGAGGAGATCATCCTCTGGAACACGCGGGAGTTCGGCTTCGTCACCCTCAGCGACTCGTTCTCCACGGGGTCGTCGATCATGCCGCAGAAGAAGAACCCCGACATCGCGGAGCTCGCGCGCGGCAAGTCGGGTCGTCTCATCGGCAACCTGGCCGGCCTGCTCGCGACGCTCAAGGGCCTGCCGCTCGCGTACAACCGCGACCTCCAGGAGGACAAGGAGCCCGTGTTCGACTCGGTGCAGACCCTCGAGGTCCTGCTCCCGGCGTTCACCGGCATGATCGCGACGCTGCGCTTCGACGTCGACCGCATGGCGGAGCTCGCTCCGCAGGGCTTCTCGCTCGCGACCGACGTGGCGGAGTGGCTCGTCAAGCACCGGGTGGCCTTCCGGGACGCGCACGAGATCACGGGCGAGCTCGTGAAGCTCGCCGAGTCCCGCGGGGTGGGACTCGAGGACCTCTCCGACGACGACCTCCGGGGCGTCTCGCCGCACCTCGTGCCCGAGGTGCGCGAGGTCCTGAGCGTCGAGGGATCCGTGGCGAGTCGCGACGGCGCGGGCGGCACGGCCGGCGTCCGGGTCGACGAGCAGCGAGCCGAGCTGGTGCGCCGCGTCGCCGGCCTGCGCGCGCGGGCCGACGCCGCGGCCGAGCGCCGGGCGTCGGCGTCGGCGTCCGCGGACGCGTCGGCATGACCCTGTCGAACGGGCGCCGCCCCGAGCGGCCCGAGCCGCGGCATCGCTGGCTCCTGCCGCTCGTGGTCGGCGTGGCCGTCGCCGTCCTGGTCTTCGTCGTGGTCGTCGCGAGCCTCAACGGCGAGCTGATCTGATCGACGCGTGATCGACCCCGGGTTCTTCGCGCGCGATGCGGTCGAGGTGGCGCCCGGGCTCCTCGGCGCGATCCTGTCGCGCGACTCCGAGGAGGGCCGCGTGTCCGTGCGCCTCACCGAGGTGGAGGCGTACCGCGGCGTCGGCGAGGATCCGGGCTCGCATTCCTTCCGGGGCAAGCGCGCGCGCAACGCGACGATGTTCGGGCCCCCCGCGCATCTTTACGCGTACTTCACGTACGGGATGCACACGTGCGCGAACATCGTCTGCGGCCCCGAGGGGACGAGCGCGGGCGTCCTGCTCCGCGCCGGCGAGGTGGTGGAGGGCACCGACCTCGCCCGGAGCCGCCGGGGCGCGGCCGTCCGCGACCGCGACCTGGCGCGCGGCCCGGCCCGCCTGGCGGTCGCGCTCGGGATCCCGCTGTCCGACGACGGCGCCCTCCTCGACGCGGCGCCCTACGAGCTGGTCCTCCCCGACGCCCCGCTCGCGCTGCCGGCGTCGGGTCCGCG
The nucleotide sequence above comes from Clavibacter sp. B3I6. Encoded proteins:
- the argH gene encoding argininosuccinate lyase; protein product: MTESTDPSTRASEAGALWGGRFAGGPSPELVALSRSTHFDWQLAPYDIAGSRAHARALASAGYLSDAERQAMLQALDTLEERVRSGALVASEADEDVHGALERGLMDIAGPELGGKLRAGRSRNDQIATLVRLYLRDHAAVIHAMLVRLVDALAAQAEAAGGAIMPGRTHLQHAQPVLLAHHLLAHCWPLVRDLERLADWDARADVSPYGSGALAGSTLGLDAGAVARDLGFARSSENSIDGTASRDVVAEFAFVLAQVGVDLSRLSEEIILWNTREFGFVTLSDSFSTGSSIMPQKKNPDIAELARGKSGRLIGNLAGLLATLKGLPLAYNRDLQEDKEPVFDSVQTLEVLLPAFTGMIATLRFDVDRMAELAPQGFSLATDVAEWLVKHRVAFRDAHEITGELVKLAESRGVGLEDLSDDDLRGVSPHLVPEVREVLSVEGSVASRDGAGGTAGVRVDEQRAELVRRVAGLRARADAAAERRASASASADASA
- a CDS encoding DNA-3-methyladenine glycosylase; this encodes MIDPGFFARDAVEVAPGLLGAILSRDSEEGRVSVRLTEVEAYRGVGEDPGSHSFRGKRARNATMFGPPAHLYAYFTYGMHTCANIVCGPEGTSAGVLLRAGEVVEGTDLARSRRGAAVRDRDLARGPARLAVALGIPLSDDGALLDAAPYELVLPDAPLALPASGPRVGVSGPGGSGELFPWRFWVPGDPTVSPYRAHVPRVRR